The DNA sequence ACACTCTTAAATCTTTGCCGCCTTGTGTCAAACTGAAAAGGGTGTTTATGATGCAATAAACAATccaagacaaaaaacagacatacaaAAAGCTGTGGTGGTGTAATCCTCCGCTCTTtggaagaaataaaagatagacgaaacacacacgcagtccagtaaaaaagaaaacaaaatctttattattttgtctaGAAGAACAGGCTGTTTTGGAAGGAGGTGTGAGGAAGATATTGGAGAGGTAAAAGCAGCCGAGGAATAGGGCGGAGTCAAATAGACCAGAGGTTGGGGCTAAAACCTGGATTTCCATAGTTACGCCAGGGCTCCCATCGGGTCCCAGGCTGGAAGAACGACGGGCTCCTGTTGCATCACCGCCAGGACATCAGAGGAGAGGAACTTCTTGTCTACCACCACCTCATACACATACTCGGAGAACCAGTCGTCCGTCATGATCAGGTAAcctacagagacagacacagacaaccAATCAGCTGTGTAAATCTGTATATACACTCCACACCACTGCTATCAATGAAATTCAGGGCAAGTATAACCTTGCACTACATTGGTAAACGCCAGATCACAATCTGGTGGTTTTAGCGTTTTGTCACCTAAATAAGCTTCTTAGAGGATGACGGGAAGCTTATTCTGATGATAAGTGACACGTCCGTACACCAGACATGAACAAGGCATAGTCTATAGAGAGTCCatatgttaaaggaatagtgtGACACTCTGTGAATTATGGTTATTTGCTGAGACTTAGATGAGAATATCAACAtcattttccagtttttatgctaagctaagctaagctaactggctccagcttcatatttaccatacaggcATGAGTGgtgttgatcttctcatctaactctctgcaagaaagctaataagcatatttcccaaaatgtcaaactattcctttaaccaTAAATAACAGGTGAGTGGGACTCCGGATGAGTTCATGGTGAATTTAGGAAATGCGTGTAATCAGTTCCCTCAGAAAGTGTTCCTCTCTTTAGCCCCAACAGACTTTACATTGGAATGACATCAcgtacaacaacaaaaaataacttgaacaaatataaaaccttcatgctATAAAAATTCACAATACAAAGAGTAACAATTGGCCTTATTTGCAGTTGGTGGTgttctgtcaacagttttacagacgtttTTTTAATACTGGGAAAGTGCTTTTTCAGCCACGGGGGATTTCTTAGTTGCGTACCACAGCTGGCTACTGGGACAAATAAGCATCAAGGCTGACTGGTGGTGTCATGTCCACCATCACATCCATGCTCATGATTCTACTGTGGTGACACCCTTCAGGCCACTTCCAGGCTTAAATAAGCTGGGCCCGCTCCAGGCGTCTACCTCTCTCTTCTGGCCTTCAAAATGTTCGCGATTTTGTTTCACAGTAATATTCACACATATTTCACTCTTCCACACACTTCTTACACTGTTGGTGCAGCTTTGATTCACAACCATCATTCATTGGCACTTAAACATGATTGTCTCCCCTAATTCATACATACTTTGAGTACTTTTATAATAGTATTGAAATGgaatttaataaagaaaaaacacccAACTAAACAGTTTTGGACCTGTAAATAGAACATTATCAATATGTTAAATAAACAGGAACAGGAATGTCTCTTTGTTACACAGTATTACACTCTCAAAAAATGAGTCATTGGCCAAAGTCAACCTGTCAGCAGAATCACAACACATtctcatggaaaaaaaatacttgatttaAGAAAACATGTCACTAATGAAACCGATTATTGTTACTCCTCTTTCATTGAAGGGGAGGCATAGGGAGTGCTGCTAACAATTATTTGACAAAGAAGTCATAATTTGACCGTGCACATGTTTTAATTCCTTTTTAGTGCCCTTTATCACTAAACTATTATTTCAACAGGCAGAAGGGTGGAGGAGAAGACGGACCCCCACCCCTCATGGTTCACACTCCCCACCCTACAGTGCAGTATACATTCATCTTCTGCTATCACTTCTGCACGCCCACCctgataaaatgaaacaatgtctgcctctctctccctgtgtgtgtgtgtgtagcaatACAAGGTCAATGTGGCCAAATGTGGGCTGGTTATGAAAGCGTACCTTGAACTTACACTGACAGGAGACATGTTGGGATAACCTAATGTCTTTTTGGATGACGATGCAGCCCcatgctgaaatgattaattaaaattaaagatgTCTGTGCGTGTTTCTTTTACGTAAATAACAAGTCTGAAAGCTATGCGAAACCAAAGCAGCTCAAATCCACGACTGAACTGACACATATGGGAAACTGGATGAGAGCTGGAGGAGATTGTTATGCCTCGGTTTAGCAGCCGGATCTTAGAGCGAATTCGATTTATTTTACTCTTCTGTTCCCCTGATGCCACCTCTCATTCCGtctcttcttttccttcccCACGTGTTCGGAGTTGAGCAAATGAGAGCATCCCTCCCACTGTCAAGTTGACTTATCGAAGACGTCAGGGTAACCGCAAAAATGTGACACAGTTCAAAACAATGTattggtgatggtgatggtgtgtatgtgtgttcttcCAAGTACGCAAATCTTAGATGGCACGCTGCCTGGTTCTCACTGCGGTatccgtgtgtgtgttgatgtgagtTTCCTGGAACCTGCGTGTTGGGTGGCATGgtggtgtgtgagagagaatgcTGGGtgtcattatttgtttttagggATAGGCTGACTGTCCTCTCTCAGAGAGGATGGATGAACTGTAGGCTACACGGCTGTGGAGCAGCCATCTTGTTTTCCGACTTCAGCAGAAATCCGCAACACGGGACCGTGACCGAGTCACGGACCACGAAGATCTGAAATCTCTCTCTAAAATACCAGAAGTGACTACATTAAGAGGCGCTTGATTTGAGCTATATGATTTAGATTAGGAAGATGTTGGCTGGATCTATGATTAGAGGACAAGATACATTTGTGAAatagttttgacattttacagaaaagaaaaacaacatttttaatttggtATTTAAGAATAGATGGGGAACAGTACACCCGCAGAGTTGTGGTAAGACCTcagaaaaagcatttttcatttcataacaGGACTATGAAATGAGGTGAAGGGACAGATAATTGTGGTTTGGGTGCAAAATAGTGGCAGCGGATTAGAAGCATACTTTAAAACTAATGAAGCTTCTCTTCCCAAGACTCTGTTGTGTCCACTACCAAGGAAATCCTTCCATCCACACTGACTTCATTTCCTTGTATttacttaaaaacaaatcatatcGGTAGGAAATAATAGTTTCTCCCTCCGCATTGTCAAACTCAGTCAGGGCTCAAACAGAACTCGTGACGGAGTCCACCTCAGGCTAACATCCTGTCTAATTGAGAATAAAAACCTGTGTGTATTGCCAAACATTTGCCCAAAACGGTGTACAAGTATGAGCTGTGGAGTGAGCGGAGTCATAACAGCGGCTTAAATATGGAGGAAACAGAAAGTTAAACCTTTCACAAGAGACTTCTTCAGGGTTAGGGAGAATATTAAAAGGCCTTAAGGGAGACGTTAAGCTTTTGCAAACCTTATAAACACAATCCACTTGCTCCCTCCGCTCCTAGGCTACAACCACTCTTGTTCCAATTTCTCCTTTATCATCTTTCCAAAATCATCTCTACATCTACttgcatttgtttttcctttttttctaaCTGATTCTACCTGTAGTGTGTCTCCAACTCTATTTCAGCTCTCCCCTGACTCCTGCATGctctgtcttctcttttttaCCCTCAGCCTTTGTCAACAAACAAAGCCCCCGGATTCCCAAGTGAACTCCACTTCTCTCAAACTTTTGTTCTCAAAAACTTTATTAATTTGGCTGCGGACAGGCTGGAGGCCTTGGCCTTCCCCATCTGCTGGTGTTTATGGAATAAGATATGCGTGAAATACATTTGATTTGACTGAGGGGTTTTCACATGTTTTCCCAACAGTCACTACGGTTTGTGGGTTCAAGAAAATattgtgagtatgtgtgtgtgtgtatctctctgtgtgtgtgtgtatatactgtactgtatgtgtgtgttgccagACGATGCATGACTGACCTGAAATACTCTCCTATAATTTGCAGTGGAATGTCGAAGCccagagatggagaggagagaggagaaggggtCAGAGATAGATGAGAAACAGAGATGAAAAGATAGAGGGaataacagcagcagactgtAATGTCTGGGGCAGTGCTGTGACATACCTGCTGTGATGTAGGGGCTTATTGGATGAAGACAGACTGACCTTACTTAGTGACAAACATCTACATTTTCCCACATGAGGTAAAacaatgaggtaaatgtatgtagaagttatccctgtgagcaaaaagcaacGGCTTCAGATTGCTCTGAAcgctcagttttttttccaactttcagcccgagctgacgtCGGctcatgatggatttctttatatagTCATCTGCTGCACGCACATTGTgtgagttcactgctctgctccacaAACATGATGACATTTTTTGGGGGGTAGTCACGCCGAGCCATGACTCAAGTCGAGCTGGCTCGCTGTGagtgtttacctgttggagttgtgctggtcatctgcagctctttatcagacatcatcatcactgtggccatttctgcttgtactattcctccctgcattacttataactgatccgctgaacaaagagctccaaatatctccatgtCTTGTTGTGTCAACCGGTTTTTAGTGccactaatgaagctctgctaattcggtgaggaacatgtttccTTTCCAGTATattcttcataataaaagtctcctgttatttaatcatttaaaagcttttaatatgaagcagtaaagtgGGCAAAGTTGGGTTTTCATCgacagtaacttaacacaactctgatatagCTGCTCCTTGgcaggcttccagaaagctggccaatcagaacagagtgggagcaggagctaagactgcctgttagagacagaggctgaaataaggggccagtataagataaataaggagtttttttgaattgtgaattatgcaaagctactctagtggagtcctggaataaaaatataaagctggaaatgagcataataggtcccctttaaattcattttgaatttgtggttgaacaaagcaaaaaaaacaactcagtaAGCTGAACACTAAAACTAAACTGTCAGGTTCAAAAGTTCCCAGTCAGCATAAActattgtgtgttttatctaTGGAGTTATACACCAGTCTAAGATTTAGCTCATTCTATAACCATGTTTATACAACTAGACCCAGAGGCACTGAgctcaaaaaaacacaacagggGCGctgcgcctgtgtgtgtgtgtgtctgtgtgtcttcatgAAACAGGACATGGCCAATTATGAGTTCATAAAGCAGCAATGCGGGGGTCTCAGTTTAATCCTGTTAATTCAATagacacaaacaggaagatGACGATTTATAAGGGGACACTGTGGTGTGAGAAAGATGTGAAAGAAAGATGGGGACACAGGAAGACTCCGGTGCAAaagaatatatatgtatttggGACTAGATCCAGGTGAAAGAAATTATTTTAGATGTTTACAGCCAACTTAAGTGACAGGTGGAAGCTGCATTATACAATACAATTCAGCCGTGACTTGACATTTAACTGACTAACATATCCACGTTGTCCTGATGTAGAAATATCCCTTAAATCTGAACTAAAATCATTCCCTGTTAATTCATCACAGATTAAATCCAAGGGCAAAAAATAGGAATAGCGTAATTATGTGTGAAGTGTCTCTTAGGTTACCTTTGTTCCCACGGTCATCGCCCCAGGAGTTTTCCACCCGCCACTTCTCATAGCCTTCTTTCCCAtcctgacagagagagagagagagtagatgATGGAGAGATAAAAGTGAGAAGCAGAGAccagaggaaagaaaagtgtCCTGACAGCTGGGGTTACTTACAAGGGGGGAAACTGACAGCACTGTGAAGAACTGCAGCCGATTAAAGCAGCGTAAACAAGCAGTAAGACTTTGATGCAATAAACCCTGGGAaactctgcatgtgtgtattcttgttggtctgtgtgtgtatatgctgtatattttgCATGAGTTTACACCTGTTGTGTATGCGTACCTTGTCTGTGACGGCAGTGAGGATCATGGCGTGGGTCATGAGAGAGTCTCCGTATATCAGTCTCTCTGCCTTAGAAAGATTCTTCACTGAAACTCCGAACACGAGCTCATGGTTGAACCTGCACGCGcacacatgtagacacacacacacacacacacacaaaaaaaaaaaaatcacattacaCGACCTCCTCTGATAGCAAACTCTGCCTCTGATTTCACCTACATAATTTCAAGAGAAAAGGCAAATACAATATTGTTTTGATGACTTGATGGGTAATTGTCCATATTATATCCCAACAATCACAGGATAAGGTTCAAATATCTTTTTGGTAGAAGCAGGGGAAGACGTGCGATGACCATAAAAAGCCAAAAGCAAAATCTTTCTAAGCCTGGTATTCTGCATGAGCCAAAAACAGCTTTCGATTCATTTCTTGAGCCTGACTGTAGAAATTAGGCTCCATTCAGCCTCAGCCTCATTCCAATTATAATCTACTAGCACACGAAGAGATCTGTCTGGAAGATGAGCTTCAACAGTTCTGGTACCAGACATTTGGCACCATGCTGGTTTGGTTCAGTGGGCAAATTTAAGCCTGGCGCCAGCGACTCAGACACATATGCTGCTGCACCTGAAGGGCAAAGATGAGCAACTTTTCCCCTGTGGAGAGACTGACACCTCATGGAGGCAGACGAGGTCTGGGCTTTGTTATGTGAACCCTGCTATAAGACGCAGCACAAACAAGCCTGGGATacaacattcacattcacaaatattgatttttagATAGTTATTATATATTTAGATGGATTTTGGGTTTGATGGTGTTCAGCGTGATCAAACATTTCAGCTTTGTGAGGTTGAGTATCTGATCTGTTTGGAGAATCTAGCCAATACAAgtgttgtgctgcagatcacgttcatctgataaaaaaaaaaacacttagaATGTGGAGTTTTTGATCACTAGTAGCTCTTTGGAGCTATGGTCCACGTCTTCTAATGTTTTGTAGTATAATGCACCAagaaacatggatgtaaacattAAAGGTTtcgaaatattaaaaatatgctttgcaaatattttatgaggaAGAGAACTCACTCATCATGTTTGTTATGCCAAGCACACACTTTAAAGTCATCAGACAGCTATGGTTTGCACACTATACGACTGATTGATGACAGGGGGTCACACATTACAAGATCTTTCCCCAAGAGGAATCCACGATAGTCTGTCTGGTCACGAAAAAACCCACGAGAAGTGACACGGGAAATGACCCATGCTCGAGACAGgattttttcttccaaaaatgGATGTCTGCAAAAAACGAGTTgtttaaatttctttctttttctaaattttcctccatttcttgGGGCCAATCAGACTGCAGAACTTTTCTTGTAGCCATGCTTGTAGATGTTGTCGTGTTACAGGTCCCTTCACCCCGTGTCATGCACTCTCATTGACTGTAGTTCCTCGCCGCCCTCATTACCAGTCACAACACTTTTCACACTGCAGGACTTGGACTCCCCGACAGGTCCAGATATTTAGCCTGATTGATATCTTTTGGGTGTCTGTGATGCATCGGGGAGTCTCTCAGATTGTGCCATTGAACAGTTCTCTAAAAACTGTCAGTGAGTGCAAAATCAGGGCTACAAACGTGTTGTGTGAACTCGGCATTAAGCATcaaagatatacagtacatcatgcgttttggtgagaaacagaAATTTTTGCTTGTTAACAAGAAAACTctacagggtacctttaatatTCAGTGTGCAGAATGTTGTTGCATTCATGGTTGCTTTCTCCTCATAGtagaaattaaataatttatttaaaacaaaccaacCGCTACTTCCACAGAAAACACACCTCTCCTGAAGTTTATTGACACATTAAAATCATAATAGAAACCTGATCATTTACTGCATCTATGACCCTGCTAAACTAAAGCAATCATGTAGTAATGCTACATTTATTGGTACTAATATCTGGGCCAAGAGAGTAACAGACTAGATTCAAATACAATTTTGActatgttttgttattttaaaccTTTTGGGAAATCAGGAAGACACATTTTTTGGCATCTGCATGATGCCAAAACGATCAATCACTGAGAAATGTATATAAAATCCGACAAACCATGTAGAACTACCTCAACACTTCAATTATTTTCAGGATTTTCACACCCAGCACTAACTGCACACACACTAGGCGCCTCTGAGTAATactcacacattcatgtcattAATGCCCAGCTTGCCATGGAAATGTTTGCCGACATCACAACCAAACCACACCGCCTAGAAGAAAAACAGTAGCCATGTTCAGATTTGAAGGTCACACACACTTGTGTCTACAGTTACTCCTGTTCATCCCGACTTACTTCTCCATCCTTGATGGACTCAGCCGCAGCCTTTTTAAGCAGTTGGATGGGCTGATTGTTGTACAGAGTGTTACGGCCCGCAACCATGTTACCCAGGAACTCAACACTGTACAGCTTCCCGTAAGGGTTCTGGGGTCGAGGGTCGTTCACAAGGCAGATCTGAGGATAAAGAGAGTTACCGTACAAGTTCAGACACTGTACAGCTTCCCACAGGGAGTCGAAAATGGAGGTAGTAAAATGGCAACTCTGTAAGGGCCCACATACTTTGTCCTGAATGTTGTATAGGGGTTTGACGTGCTCCCTGTAGAACTCCTGGGGGGTGATAGGTCCCATGCGATGGAAGGTCTTGTCCTTGTCCCTGTACTCCCAGGAGATGGTCTCCGGAGGGCTGCCTAGACAAACGCTGGCCACCCGGAACACCtgcacagaacacacacagtttgaatATCAATTTCCTTACAAAACTGTACTCtgatttaaaatgcaaatattacaAATCTGCGTTTCACACCAAACAAATCTGCATTCAAATCATATTTCATGTTCACAGGGCATGACAACCCCAGGTCTGTCTCTGCATACTGGTCGATCACTGCCTGGGCCTCTCTCATTCCGTCCAACTTTCCCTACattttccctctttcctctctatACAGTGCTTTCCCTCCCCTCCATTTCCCCATTtgcacccccccaccccttccgTCCCCCTCCATGTGTGTCTTCCTGCGGTGCTGAAGTTCAGACCGAGTTCCTGTGGGCTAAATCGGGTTGTTTGGACTGGGCTGTCTGTCAATCTGGCCCTTCTAACCTCTGATATAGCTATCTCAGGAATTTCCCCCCTGATGCTTTTCACCTCTCCcatcctctgctctcctctcccaGATGCTTTTCCTATCAATTAATTAGATTAAGGAGGGCCTGAGAAATTAAGATGCAGCGCAGTCCATTGTTGGTGGTAGATAAAAGAAGTGGGACTAGACAGTGATACATTGGTTTGAAAAACCCA is a window from the Thunnus thynnus chromosome 7, fThuThy2.1, whole genome shotgun sequence genome containing:
- the blmh gene encoding bleomycin hydrolase; translated protein: MDSGLSQEKVATFMKRLRAEPRYLLAQNVSTCIDPLEVCLHRQTVQDTVHIFQHSIPTEGKPVTNQKNSGRCWIFSCLNVMRLPFMKKFNIEEFEFSQSYLFFWDKVERCYYFLQACVETAQRKEPVDGRLVQFLLSNPTNDGGQWDMLVNLIEKYGVIPKKCFPESHSSEASRRMNDILNHKLREYCLRLRNMVASDATQAELSDAMDAMIEEVFRVASVCLGSPPETISWEYRDKDKTFHRMGPITPQEFYREHVKPLYNIQDKICLVNDPRPQNPYGKLYSVEFLGNMVAGRNTLYNNQPIQLLKKAAAESIKDGEAVWFGCDVGKHFHGKLGINDMNVFNHELVFGVSVKNLSKAERLIYGDSLMTHAMILTAVTDKDGKEGYEKWRVENSWGDDRGNKGYLIMTDDWFSEYVYEVVVDKKFLSSDVLAVMQQEPVVLPAWDPMGALA